Proteins from a genomic interval of Corynebacterium freiburgense:
- a CDS encoding AAA family ATPase, translating into MITHLRLTQWMTFHEQSLELGSAALLVGPHHVGKTNALLALRTLGRLAAGWPIESVLEDLECAPRGQNEFRIGCSVGNLTYDITVEVRPELRITEEVLGMGEGESLNLAELSFDGRHSALFKLAGLPVNEDWAIEELSETLRSITEFVPQPEKMREFSPVSSVLESDASNLSGVLYQLASTDPESFARIETIACDLGGPSARSVGFATTDLGDVMLVLNEQFQGQFVGTPARHLSDGFLGELALATAQLSGKTLLIDTPEHFLHPQHSDLFLAMLHGIQSIVATRSPALVDAGQEVGNEHIVIVGRDPDTGLTYLNPIVDIEEIDETEEPERNEENEESTAHGDVEDVEKGEEVAETQPREETESHNEPESDQDSEDDDNEGAANTEGKESVMSN; encoded by the coding sequence ATGATTACTCACCTGCGATTGACCCAGTGGATGACGTTCCACGAGCAATCCCTTGAATTAGGGTCTGCTGCTTTGTTGGTGGGACCTCATCACGTTGGGAAGACAAATGCGCTGCTAGCGCTTCGTACGTTGGGAAGGCTAGCGGCGGGTTGGCCAATCGAATCGGTGCTTGAGGATCTTGAATGTGCTCCCCGAGGCCAAAATGAATTTCGCATAGGTTGCAGTGTGGGAAACCTGACCTATGACATTACGGTCGAAGTTCGCCCAGAACTACGCATTACGGAGGAAGTGCTCGGCATGGGCGAGGGGGAATCCTTGAATCTTGCTGAACTCTCGTTCGATGGTAGGCATTCTGCTCTCTTTAAACTTGCAGGTTTGCCCGTAAATGAAGACTGGGCAATCGAGGAGTTGTCCGAAACATTGCGGTCAATCACAGAGTTTGTTCCTCAACCGGAAAAAATGCGTGAATTTAGTCCAGTAAGTAGTGTTTTGGAATCCGATGCTTCGAACCTTTCCGGTGTGTTGTATCAATTGGCATCAACCGACCCGGAATCTTTTGCCCGCATTGAAACCATTGCATGCGATCTAGGGGGGCCTTCAGCCCGTTCCGTGGGGTTTGCTACCACAGATCTCGGCGATGTTATGTTAGTGCTCAATGAACAATTTCAAGGTCAATTTGTGGGCACGCCTGCCCGCCATTTAAGTGACGGTTTTCTTGGCGAACTCGCACTGGCTACTGCACAACTTAGCGGTAAAACTTTATTGATTGATACCCCCGAGCATTTCTTGCATCCGCAACATAGTGATCTTTTTTTGGCAATGTTGCACGGGATTCAATCCATCGTGGCAACACGAAGTCCAGCATTGGTAGATGCTGGTCAAGAAGTAGGTAATGAACATATCGTCATTGTTGGTCGAGATCCAGATACTGGATTAACGTATTTGAATCCAATTGTGGACATTGAAGAAATCGACGAAACAGAAGAACCTGAACGCAATGAAGAAAATGAGGAATCGACTGCACATGGTGATGTAGAGGACGTTGAAAAGGGCGAAGAAGTTGCCGAGACTCAACCTCGAGAGGAAACTGAATCGCACAACGAACCCGAAAGTGATCAGGATTCTGAAGATGATGATAACGAAGGGGCTGCAAATACCGAAGGTAAAGAATCAGTGATGTCGAATTAG
- a CDS encoding PaaI family thioesterase — protein MNFIEQWEAFYSKVDDVAITLKLYPISGSVDEVQIGMPLHKAITQPAGMFSAPALFGLADICGTWLAMQQVPRGVFPLAVGSSVNIVANKREGDAIATATIVRAGRTVIVTDTTVRSSIDDAILAKVVTTYTVPASKD, from the coding sequence ATGAATTTTATTGAACAGTGGGAAGCCTTCTATTCAAAGGTTGATGATGTAGCCATCACTCTGAAACTTTACCCAATCTCTGGCTCTGTTGACGAAGTACAAATTGGTATGCCCCTGCATAAAGCAATTACGCAACCAGCGGGTATGTTTTCCGCACCCGCTCTTTTTGGATTAGCGGATATTTGTGGAACCTGGCTCGCAATGCAGCAGGTGCCGCGAGGAGTGTTCCCGTTAGCGGTGGGCTCTTCGGTCAATATAGTGGCAAACAAACGCGAAGGCGATGCTATTGCTACAGCAACGATTGTTCGAGCCGGCCGCACCGTAATTGTTACTGACACCACGGTCCGTTCATCAATTGATGACGCCATCCTGGCCAAGGTGGTCACAACCTATACCGTCCCTGCATCAAAAGATTAG
- a CDS encoding AMP-binding protein, whose product MIITGVNHNPETIDINPCTQIARHAAYQPDQLALVYEGEEVTYSELNAIIKAWAAHLDEAGVRQGDRVAYLGMNSKSFIYTMLAAWWLGATFMPFNFRLSEAEVSQLLMQGTPHTVVVEGTYLPMAKHIYGIERHHVIIVDDDDFAPVEGKVPLYWSTTSNIMKTDTQSVAKSRPMTMQDLALLLFTSGTTGMPKGAQLTFGNLWWNSINVDTMVDTRPGDVTLASAPLFHVGALNSFVIRALVRGNVVLIHRHFDPAVVMRDIEKYQVGSAFLVPAQLEAMYSHPDFHSASLKSMRATICAGAPVPPVLIRRYLEKGVNVQQAWGLTETAPFATYLPPNMTEKKAGSCGIPMPYTQIRLVDPDTGEDVREAGRTGEFWVRGPNVATGYWNNPEITQKAYTAGWFHSGDLGHRDEDGYYYIVDRLKDMIITGGENVYPAEVERVVAEMDGVRGNAVVGISDDHWGESVVSVVQLDPGAEITLQDLREHCERHLARYKLPKRLIIVDEIARNSAGKVNKLAIRQYVREIVEAEE is encoded by the coding sequence ATGATTATTACAGGGGTAAACCATAATCCGGAAACAATTGATATTAATCCCTGCACTCAAATTGCGCGCCACGCGGCGTACCAACCTGACCAATTGGCGTTAGTTTATGAAGGTGAAGAGGTAACCTACAGTGAACTCAATGCCATTATTAAAGCGTGGGCGGCTCATCTTGATGAAGCTGGAGTTCGTCAAGGTGATCGAGTTGCCTATCTGGGTATGAATTCGAAGTCCTTTATTTACACCATGTTGGCGGCGTGGTGGCTCGGGGCTACATTTATGCCCTTTAATTTCCGGCTTTCGGAGGCTGAAGTTTCTCAACTGCTAATGCAGGGAACACCGCACACTGTGGTTGTCGAAGGTACATATTTGCCAATGGCAAAGCATATTTACGGAATTGAACGGCACCATGTCATTATCGTTGACGACGACGATTTCGCTCCGGTAGAAGGAAAAGTTCCACTGTACTGGAGCACCACCTCAAATATCATGAAAACTGATACACAATCGGTGGCGAAATCACGTCCAATGACAATGCAAGATTTAGCGCTCTTGCTGTTTACCTCCGGGACCACTGGTATGCCAAAAGGTGCTCAGCTTACATTCGGCAATCTCTGGTGGAATTCCATAAATGTTGACACCATGGTGGATACCCGCCCGGGAGATGTCACCCTAGCCAGTGCACCACTGTTCCATGTTGGGGCTTTGAATTCCTTTGTAATTCGTGCTTTAGTTCGTGGGAATGTGGTACTTATTCATAGGCATTTCGATCCAGCGGTAGTAATGCGTGATATTGAAAAATACCAAGTGGGTTCCGCATTTTTAGTGCCTGCACAACTTGAGGCGATGTATAGTCACCCAGATTTTCATAGTGCTTCATTGAAATCAATGCGGGCAACGATTTGTGCTGGGGCGCCGGTACCACCTGTACTTATACGGCGCTACCTTGAAAAAGGTGTTAATGTTCAACAGGCTTGGGGGCTCACCGAAACTGCTCCATTTGCCACATATCTTCCGCCAAATATGACGGAAAAGAAAGCTGGCTCATGTGGAATCCCAATGCCGTACACGCAAATCAGGTTGGTTGACCCTGATACCGGCGAAGATGTGCGTGAAGCAGGACGTACTGGCGAGTTCTGGGTGCGGGGCCCAAATGTCGCAACCGGATATTGGAATAATCCAGAAATCACGCAAAAGGCTTATACCGCTGGGTGGTTCCATTCGGGTGACCTGGGCCACCGTGATGAAGATGGATACTATTACATTGTCGATCGCCTTAAAGACATGATTATTACTGGCGGTGAAAATGTATATCCAGCTGAAGTAGAGCGTGTTGTCGCAGAAATGGATGGTGTACGGGGTAATGCTGTAGTGGGCATTTCAGATGATCACTGGGGAGAAAGCGTTGTTTCGGTAGTGCAGTTAGATCCCGGAGCTGAAATCACATTGCAAGATTTGCGTGAGCATTGTGAGCGGCATTTGGCAAGGTATAAGTTGCCAAAGCGATTGATTATTGTTGACGAAATTGCGCGAAACTCTGCCGGAAAGGTAAATAAACTAGCAATTCGCCAATATGTCCGTGAGATAGTGGAGGCGGAAGAATGA
- a CDS encoding SDR family NAD(P)-dependent oxidoreductase, giving the protein MLRGQTAIITGAGSGLGAALATRFANEGANVALLDIDGKRAQEIAGRLPSHQTLALQADVREPDDLQAAVAATIETFGKLDTVIPNAGIWDYNRSVTRHSGAELAQVFDEVFAINVKGYLLTVEATWRELVKTRGSIIMTLSNAAFYAAGGGPIYTASKFADRGLMLQFAYELAPKVRVNAVAVGGMRTDLRGPAALGLETRSFQQTLDRRPARSNPYIPLHDISTEPETFTGPYVMLASSREAGNITGAIINADGGIAARGFQNSAGGDEL; this is encoded by the coding sequence ATGTTACGAGGACAGACGGCAATAATTACTGGTGCCGGTTCCGGGCTCGGTGCCGCATTAGCAACACGATTTGCCAATGAGGGTGCTAATGTTGCACTTCTTGATATCGATGGCAAGCGGGCCCAGGAAATTGCTGGTAGGTTACCGTCCCATCAAACCTTGGCGCTACAAGCTGATGTCCGGGAACCAGATGATTTACAGGCAGCTGTAGCAGCGACGATTGAAACGTTTGGCAAACTTGATACCGTTATTCCAAATGCAGGAATTTGGGATTATAACCGCTCGGTGACGCGCCATTCTGGCGCTGAGCTAGCCCAAGTATTTGATGAAGTATTTGCGATTAATGTAAAGGGCTATTTACTTACCGTTGAAGCTACATGGCGGGAACTGGTAAAAACGCGAGGCTCAATCATTATGACGCTTTCGAATGCTGCATTTTATGCTGCAGGAGGTGGCCCGATTTACACCGCCAGCAAATTTGCAGATAGGGGTCTAATGCTGCAATTTGCGTACGAACTTGCACCAAAGGTTCGAGTCAATGCGGTGGCAGTAGGAGGAATGCGTACGGATTTACGTGGGCCAGCAGCATTGGGCTTGGAAACACGCAGTTTCCAGCAGACTCTGGATCGTCGACCAGCGCGAAGCAATCCCTATATTCCTCTTCACGATATTTCAACAGAACCAGAAACATTTACTGGTCCATATGTAATGCTGGCTTCTTCTCGCGAAGCCGGAAATATAACGGGCGCAATTATTAATGCTGATGGTGGAATTGCTGCCCGCGGATTTCAAAATTCGGCAGGAGGAGACGAATTATGA
- a CDS encoding aromatic-ring-hydroxylating dioxygenase subunit beta yields MTDYLSKEGITRGDRVDIQLYYELQNLYYEEAALLDEGRYVDWLQHFDEDLYYWAPTRTNRTRRQQALAIAGPEDTAFYDETKDSLAWRIRRFDSGMAWAEDPPSRTRHLITNLIARHATLADQDVIEVRTNFLVWRTRLERERDMFAGTRTDLLRTTDQGWKIFDRRILLDINVLPSKNISTFF; encoded by the coding sequence ATGACTGATTACCTCAGCAAAGAAGGAATTACCCGAGGGGATCGTGTAGATATACAGCTTTACTACGAACTCCAAAACTTGTACTACGAGGAAGCCGCACTGCTGGACGAAGGGCGCTACGTAGATTGGTTACAACACTTTGATGAAGATCTTTACTATTGGGCACCGACGCGCACAAACCGAACGCGGCGTCAACAAGCGCTTGCGATCGCTGGTCCCGAAGATACCGCGTTTTACGATGAGACAAAGGATTCTCTAGCTTGGCGAATTCGGCGTTTCGACTCAGGTATGGCGTGGGCGGAGGACCCGCCATCACGTACCCGGCATTTGATTACCAATCTTATTGCGCGACACGCTACGCTGGCCGACCAAGATGTTATTGAAGTTCGAACAAATTTCTTAGTTTGGCGGACGCGACTAGAACGTGAACGCGATATGTTCGCTGGTACACGCACAGATCTTTTGCGCACGACAGATCAAGGGTGGAAAATCTTCGACCGTCGCATTCTGTTGGATATTAACGTGCTGCCTTCGAAAAATATTTCGACATTCTTTTAG
- a CDS encoding NAD(P)/FAD-dependent oxidoreductase, producing the protein MSSTTIIGGGIAGFTLASELRSRGYAGEITIIDPNGLPYDRPPLSKEILSGEKNAEQLLLAPRSWYEEQGVNVVRGQVGRIAPENRELVMEDGSTRGYDNLVLATGGIPRNIPAFEHLSVFVLRTVEDAENLKKVLTKGVHLAIVGAGLIGAEVASSARELGAEVTLIDPAPIALVPALGEELARRLHALHKANGVHTITGLTTSIEHTEHGYAITIDGHDAVQADYVLLAVGIVPEERLARSAGLDCDGGVLVDYAQRTSLENIWAIGDCARTRNEDGTLLRRHEHWESAVFEAQTAAASITGQELPQHGAAWFWTDRYGVHVEGVGSMTEEGETVLRPNKHGEPEVAFRVRPDGTLAGCAAIDNGMAVRAARRIIDRRIVVAPEQLRDPNVNLKKLAR; encoded by the coding sequence ATGAGTTCAACAACGATTATTGGCGGCGGTATTGCTGGATTTACTCTGGCCAGTGAATTACGTTCTCGCGGATACGCAGGCGAAATTACGATTATTGATCCGAACGGCTTGCCGTATGATCGTCCACCGCTTTCGAAAGAAATTCTGTCAGGTGAGAAAAACGCTGAGCAGCTACTTCTTGCGCCTCGCAGTTGGTATGAAGAGCAAGGCGTTAATGTCGTTCGAGGTCAGGTGGGTCGTATAGCTCCTGAAAACCGTGAATTGGTCATGGAAGATGGTAGTACCAGGGGCTATGACAACTTGGTTTTGGCCACCGGTGGGATACCTCGTAATATCCCAGCATTTGAGCACTTGTCCGTGTTTGTTCTTCGAACGGTCGAAGACGCGGAGAATTTGAAAAAAGTTCTTACAAAAGGTGTGCATTTAGCAATCGTTGGGGCTGGTCTTATCGGCGCTGAGGTTGCATCGTCGGCACGGGAGTTAGGGGCTGAGGTAACACTTATCGACCCTGCGCCAATTGCTCTGGTCCCGGCGCTTGGAGAAGAGCTGGCGCGACGTCTTCACGCATTGCACAAAGCCAACGGTGTGCACACAATTACTGGTTTGACTACCAGCATTGAGCACACAGAGCATGGTTATGCGATAACAATCGATGGGCACGATGCAGTACAGGCAGACTATGTGCTCCTTGCCGTTGGGATCGTGCCGGAAGAGCGTCTGGCCCGAAGTGCAGGCCTTGATTGTGATGGTGGCGTGCTCGTTGATTATGCACAACGAACAAGCCTAGAAAATATTTGGGCGATCGGGGACTGCGCTCGCACTCGAAACGAAGACGGTACATTGTTACGCCGGCATGAGCACTGGGAATCCGCAGTTTTTGAAGCACAAACTGCTGCTGCATCAATTACTGGTCAGGAACTTCCACAACATGGGGCAGCTTGGTTTTGGACAGACCGATACGGAGTGCATGTAGAAGGTGTGGGCTCGATGACCGAAGAAGGCGAAACGGTACTACGCCCGAACAAACATGGGGAACCTGAAGTTGCGTTCCGTGTTCGCCCAGACGGCACGCTCGCTGGCTGTGCAGCTATTGATAACGGCATGGCGGTACGAGCTGCAAGACGCATTATAGATCGGCGAATCGTGGTTGCCCCAGAACAACTGCGTGACCCGAACGTCAACCTGAAAAAGCTCGCACGTTAG
- a CDS encoding non-heme iron oxygenase ferredoxin subunit, giving the protein MNNPVKIGEIDDFEQEEGTVIESDVSGVENAIAVFRTEDDEFYALDDVCTHGNASLAEGWVEGTEVECPLHSGKFCLKTGKVLSMPAVEDTTTHKVELRGDEVWLYPGTSA; this is encoded by the coding sequence ATGAATAACCCAGTAAAAATCGGTGAGATCGATGACTTTGAGCAAGAAGAAGGTACGGTTATCGAATCTGATGTAAGTGGTGTGGAAAACGCAATAGCCGTATTCCGTACTGAAGATGACGAGTTTTATGCTCTTGACGATGTGTGTACACATGGCAACGCGTCCCTAGCAGAAGGGTGGGTTGAGGGCACTGAAGTTGAGTGTCCGTTGCACTCTGGAAAATTCTGCCTAAAAACCGGAAAAGTGCTGAGTATGCCAGCGGTGGAAGACACCACTACCCACAAAGTTGAGCTTCGCGGTGATGAAGTGTGGCTTTATCCAGGAACCTCGGCATAG
- a CDS encoding aromatic ring-hydroxylating dioxygenase subunit alpha, which yields MCTTGNPIPRGGLTRPEGLDRNLDVSGMVDPDGGLIDRRIFSDQRIYDQEMRRIFARSWLFIAHSDQFKRPGDFFQTYMGEDPVIATMNKKREIRVLLNNCRHRGARVCRADEGATKNFICTYHGWAYDLDGKLIDVPAREAYASDFNPADWGLVSVPRVESYKGLIFANWDENAEPLEESLGDMKWYIDAFMDRDPEGTCVVGGVAKWVLEGNWKLAAEQFATDWYHVNMSHASALMVLSPSGKGPKKEIALRTGVQFTNEHGHGAGFPVHPKNRFDAQPVHEYYDYEFLRERLSPEQVMGPLTNGHATVFPNFSYLPVNGSIRVWHPKGPNKMEVWSWTVLDKSMPDDVRRAQRLYNLRTFGPSGIFEQDDGENWSECQANAHAFMVGNTALNYQMGLGTETQRDDYPGTTSGLYSDAAGRGVYRRWRELMSTPAWHETKGM from the coding sequence GTGTGTACAACTGGTAATCCAATACCTCGAGGGGGGCTCACCCGTCCTGAGGGTTTAGATCGAAACCTTGATGTCAGCGGTATGGTAGATCCGGATGGTGGTTTAATAGACCGGAGAATCTTTTCTGACCAGCGCATCTACGATCAGGAAATGCGAAGGATTTTCGCACGAAGCTGGCTTTTTATTGCTCATTCTGATCAATTCAAACGTCCTGGTGACTTTTTCCAAACCTATATGGGCGAAGACCCTGTTATCGCGACGATGAATAAAAAACGCGAAATTCGGGTGCTATTGAATAATTGCCGACATCGTGGTGCTCGGGTTTGTCGTGCTGATGAAGGTGCGACAAAGAACTTTATTTGTACCTACCACGGGTGGGCCTATGATCTCGATGGCAAACTTATTGATGTTCCAGCTCGAGAGGCATATGCCAGCGACTTTAATCCTGCGGATTGGGGCCTTGTAAGTGTTCCTCGCGTGGAGTCATACAAAGGTTTAATTTTTGCTAATTGGGATGAAAATGCGGAGCCATTAGAAGAGTCCCTGGGTGACATGAAATGGTATATCGACGCATTTATGGACCGGGACCCGGAGGGCACTTGCGTGGTTGGCGGTGTTGCAAAATGGGTGCTTGAAGGCAACTGGAAGCTAGCGGCGGAGCAGTTTGCGACCGACTGGTACCACGTTAATATGTCGCATGCCTCGGCGTTAATGGTCCTTTCGCCATCCGGAAAAGGGCCGAAAAAAGAAATTGCTCTGCGAACAGGTGTGCAATTTACAAATGAGCATGGTCATGGTGCAGGTTTCCCGGTGCATCCAAAAAACCGTTTTGATGCGCAACCAGTACATGAGTATTACGACTATGAATTCCTGAGGGAACGCCTTTCGCCTGAACAGGTCATGGGGCCGCTCACAAACGGCCATGCGACCGTATTTCCGAACTTTTCCTACCTGCCGGTGAATGGGTCGATACGCGTTTGGCATCCAAAAGGTCCTAACAAAATGGAAGTGTGGTCCTGGACTGTACTGGACAAATCAATGCCTGATGATGTGCGGCGTGCACAACGTTTATATAATCTCCGCACATTTGGGCCTTCCGGAATTTTCGAACAAGATGACGGCGAAAACTGGTCTGAGTGCCAAGCCAATGCACATGCATTTATGGTTGGCAACACTGCGCTGAACTATCAGATGGGATTGGGAACAGAAACTCAGCGCGATGACTACCCAGGTACAACCTCGGGTTTATATTCCGACGCTGCTGGTCGCGGAGTATACCGACGATGGCGCGAATTAATGTCCACCCCTGCTTGGCATGAGACCAAAGGAATGTGA
- a CDS encoding IclR family transcriptional regulator encodes MSSPKNSPDTRSSVDKAFSLLRSFSDHDAAGVGVSELARRACLSKSTAHRLLATLVANGAVERSGDFYRLGPLCFELTSDQGTRAHDMISEILTPFLAVLFERTRQTVHLATLQGNEVVYINKLFSARRIASPSRIGGRAPAYCTGVGKAMLAWDYVRAESTIASGLHRWTPYTITDPEEFREELATIRNEGIAYDRQEIALGLSCIAAPIFGRNNEPIAAMSVSGASTQFKPEEHVAALKRICAAAGRAALEHQREFEQTA; translated from the coding sequence ATGAGCAGCCCAAAGAATTCCCCAGATACTCGCAGCTCTGTAGATAAAGCTTTTAGTTTACTGCGCAGTTTTAGCGATCACGACGCCGCAGGCGTTGGTGTTAGTGAACTTGCCCGCAGGGCTTGCCTTTCTAAATCAACAGCCCATCGCCTCCTTGCAACCCTTGTTGCCAATGGCGCCGTCGAGCGCTCCGGTGACTTTTACCGTCTCGGCCCTCTTTGTTTCGAATTGACTAGCGATCAGGGGACCCGTGCACACGATATGATTAGCGAGATTCTCACACCATTCCTCGCAGTTTTATTCGAACGCACGCGCCAGACCGTCCACCTCGCAACTCTCCAGGGGAACGAAGTTGTATACATAAATAAACTTTTTTCCGCTCGGCGAATCGCTAGCCCGTCTCGCATTGGTGGACGTGCTCCCGCCTATTGCACAGGCGTTGGAAAAGCAATGTTGGCTTGGGATTACGTGCGAGCAGAATCAACAATTGCTAGCGGGCTCCACCGTTGGACTCCATATACCATTACAGATCCTGAAGAATTCCGCGAAGAATTAGCGACAATCCGAAATGAAGGTATCGCTTACGATAGGCAAGAAATAGCACTCGGATTATCTTGTATCGCTGCCCCAATTTTTGGTCGAAACAACGAACCCATTGCGGCCATGTCAGTTTCTGGTGCATCCACCCAATTTAAGCCTGAAGAGCATGTCGCAGCGTTAAAACGAATCTGTGCTGCTGCCGGTCGAGCGGCCCTCGAACATCAACGAGAATTCGAACAAACTGCATAA
- the dmpG gene encoding 4-hydroxy-2-oxovalerate aldolase has product MTKIRLNDTTLRDGSHAVRHQYTEEQVRNVVRALDNASVEMIEVTHGDGLGGSSFNYGFSKVPDLDLISAAVDEAKFAKIACLLLPGLGTVEDLKEAHARGASMVRIATHCTEADVSIRHFQAARELGMETGGFLMLSHRIEPLELAKQARIMVDAGCECVFVVDSAGSLIMEEAADRVKALVDEIGEEAQVGFHGHQNLSFGVANSVLAVRAGASQIDGSLAGLGAGAGNSPTEVLAVAFDRLDIKHGVDLEGILGAAEDVLKPMVERLPMMDRGSIIQGQMGVYNSFLLHAERAAARYNIPTADILAEVGRRGYVGGQEDMIIDVAVALHG; this is encoded by the coding sequence ATGACCAAGATCCGTCTTAATGACACAACTTTACGAGATGGTTCCCATGCGGTTCGCCATCAATACACTGAAGAGCAAGTTCGGAATGTTGTTCGAGCACTAGACAACGCTTCTGTTGAAATGATTGAAGTCACCCACGGTGACGGTCTTGGTGGATCGTCATTTAATTACGGGTTTTCAAAAGTCCCTGATCTAGATTTAATTTCAGCGGCTGTAGATGAAGCGAAGTTTGCCAAGATTGCCTGCTTGTTATTGCCTGGTTTAGGCACGGTGGAGGATCTGAAGGAAGCACATGCTCGAGGGGCAAGCATGGTGCGAATTGCCACGCACTGTACGGAAGCTGATGTTTCCATAAGGCATTTTCAGGCAGCTCGGGAACTCGGCATGGAAACTGGTGGTTTCCTTATGCTTTCGCACCGAATTGAACCATTGGAATTAGCTAAGCAAGCTCGAATTATGGTTGATGCTGGTTGCGAATGCGTGTTTGTCGTTGACTCTGCTGGTTCGCTGATTATGGAAGAAGCTGCTGATCGTGTAAAAGCTTTGGTCGATGAAATAGGTGAAGAAGCACAAGTTGGTTTTCACGGCCACCAAAACCTTTCATTTGGGGTTGCAAACTCTGTGCTAGCGGTGCGTGCAGGGGCGTCGCAAATCGATGGCTCCTTGGCGGGACTTGGTGCAGGTGCAGGTAATTCCCCGACAGAAGTGCTTGCCGTAGCGTTCGATCGCCTGGATATTAAGCACGGTGTAGATTTAGAGGGTATTCTAGGCGCCGCCGAAGACGTGTTAAAGCCGATGGTGGAGCGTCTTCCGATGATGGACAGAGGTTCCATTATTCAAGGCCAGATGGGCGTATATAACTCCTTCCTTCTGCATGCTGAACGTGCGGCCGCGCGCTACAATATTCCCACCGCAGATATTCTTGCAGAGGTAGGCCGACGCGGTTACGTTGGCGGTCAAGAAGACATGATTATCGACGTCGCGGTGGCACTTCACGGATAG
- a CDS encoding acetaldehyde dehydrogenase (acetylating): MKKYTAAVIGPGNIGTDLLMKLRKNSRYVEPVYMIGVDPNSDGLARAEKLGVTASAGGVDWLLEQTELPDLVFEATSAYAHQANAPKYREAGIHAIDLTPAAVGPYFCPSVNLDALKTVDNVNMITCGGQATTPIVAAVSRIVDVEYAEIVASIASKSAGPGTRANIDEFMHTTSRALEAVGGARRAKAILILNPVDPPMLMRNTVYCSLPAMAAEPGELQDRVRQSIDEMVATVQGYVPGYRLTAEPQFDYARPEWNGWGRVTVLLEVKGAADYLPEYAGNLDIITAAAVATADRYVELLEEGK, from the coding sequence ATGAAAAAATACACTGCAGCGGTCATTGGTCCGGGGAATATCGGAACTGATCTGCTCATGAAATTGCGGAAAAACTCTCGTTATGTAGAGCCGGTATATATGATCGGTGTCGATCCAAACTCTGATGGTTTGGCACGGGCAGAAAAACTTGGAGTTACCGCTTCTGCCGGTGGCGTTGATTGGCTTTTGGAGCAAACGGAGCTTCCTGACCTTGTGTTTGAAGCTACATCAGCTTATGCGCATCAAGCTAATGCGCCGAAGTACCGAGAAGCAGGAATCCATGCTATCGATTTAACACCTGCTGCTGTGGGCCCGTACTTCTGCCCATCGGTCAATCTCGATGCCCTAAAAACTGTTGATAATGTCAATATGATTACCTGCGGAGGGCAGGCAACCACACCTATTGTTGCGGCAGTGTCGCGCATAGTGGATGTGGAATATGCGGAGATTGTGGCGTCAATAGCTTCAAAATCAGCCGGTCCTGGAACCCGCGCTAATATTGACGAATTTATGCACACGACGTCGCGCGCGCTTGAAGCTGTTGGTGGTGCACGGCGGGCGAAGGCAATTCTTATTTTGAACCCTGTTGATCCGCCCATGCTTATGCGTAATACCGTGTACTGTTCATTGCCAGCGATGGCTGCGGAACCTGGAGAACTTCAGGATCGTGTGCGTCAGTCGATCGATGAAATGGTTGCTACGGTCCAAGGATATGTGCCGGGCTATCGGCTTACGGCCGAACCTCAGTTTGATTATGCGCGCCCAGAGTGGAATGGATGGGGCCGTGTCACGGTATTGCTTGAGGTTAAAGGAGCCGCCGACTACTTGCCAGAATATGCAGGAAATCTGGATATTATCACTGCAGCTGCGGTTGCTACGGCGGATCGGTATGTAGAACTTTTAGAGGAGGGGAAATAA